One Bacteroidota bacterium genomic window carries:
- a CDS encoding tetratricopeptide repeat protein, with amino-acid sequence MNKLTTFFAVVLFASATNLMAQTESTTVTAASSYAGLEKKLASSEKDMQDPKKNVTPKFWLSRAGLMMDAYYVNLQYLAKDNQLLLMAFQFGEPKEKKQETKEGITYDVYVYERVTITYLNGMVYSWVETNPLHSNPLPTAMEALDKTVELDAEGKLVKKTKEEYKRLIDLFKRQAIETFMVDDFKSSFQNFEYAVNVSLKPIMGGAVDTVSMFNAGMAASRAELDDESIKYYEMALSYNYPEPTLYVFLKNKYYAKGDTAKGVETLLAGFKKFPDNQDIVAEIINYYLMAGKAQEALDYIHIAQEKDPSNVSLYFAEATLYDKQGDIEKATATYNKCIEISPEYFNAYFNLGVMHYNQAQKYFDEASKITDNTYKVVMAQGDEELKKVIPMMKKCHELNPADEVVLETLKSVYYRLKMTAEYEEIKAKLAK; translated from the coding sequence ATGAATAAGCTGACAACCTTCTTTGCAGTTGTACTTTTTGCATCTGCAACTAACTTGATGGCCCAAACAGAAAGCACTACTGTTACAGCGGCCTCTTCTTATGCTGGACTTGAGAAAAAGCTTGCATCCAGCGAAAAAGACATGCAGGATCCAAAGAAAAATGTGACCCCAAAGTTTTGGTTATCAAGAGCAGGACTTATGATGGATGCGTATTATGTGAATCTTCAGTATCTTGCTAAAGACAATCAACTACTTCTGATGGCTTTCCAGTTCGGCGAACCTAAAGAAAAAAAACAAGAAACTAAAGAAGGGATTACTTATGATGTGTATGTGTACGAAAGAGTAACCATTACTTATTTGAATGGCATGGTTTATAGTTGGGTAGAAACAAATCCTTTGCATTCTAATCCTCTTCCAACAGCCATGGAAGCACTCGATAAAACAGTTGAACTCGACGCAGAAGGTAAATTGGTGAAAAAAACCAAAGAAGAATACAAACGTTTGATTGATCTTTTCAAACGCCAGGCAATCGAAACTTTTATGGTGGATGATTTTAAATCGTCGTTTCAGAATTTTGAATACGCTGTGAATGTATCTCTAAAGCCTATAATGGGTGGGGCGGTCGATACAGTATCGATGTTTAATGCCGGTATGGCCGCTTCGCGCGCTGAATTGGACGATGAAAGTATTAAATATTACGAAATGGCGCTTTCGTACAATTATCCCGAGCCAACCTTGTATGTATTTTTGAAAAACAAGTATTATGCTAAAGGTGATACCGCCAAAGGAGTGGAGACTCTCTTGGCTGGATTTAAGAAGTTTCCGGATAACCAAGACATCGTTGCCGAGATTATCAATTATTACTTAATGGCTGGCAAAGCTCAGGAGGCATTGGATTATATTCATATCGCTCAGGAGAAAGATCCGAGCAATGTATCGCTCTATTTTGCAGAAGCAACATTGTACGACAAACAAGGTGATATTGAGAAAGCTACTGCTACTTACAATAAATGTATCGAAATTTCTCCTGAATATTTTAATGCCTATTTCAACCTTGGTGTGATGCATTACAACCAGGCACAAAAATATTTCGATGAAGCAAGCAAAATAACGGATAATACTTACAAGGTTGTGATGGCACAAGGTGATGAGGAATTGAAGAAAGTGATTCCTATGATGAAAAAATGCCACGAACTTAATCCGGCTGACGAGGTTGTATTGGAAACATTAAAATCAGTTTATTACCGTTTAAAGATGACTGCAGAATACGAAGAAATCAAAGCTAAATTGGCAAAATAA